CCACCCACTGTGGATCGGGTGCCCCCgaggaaacacaactgtcaccCAGCTTTGGGTGACATGGTGATCAACACTAAATAGTGTTTATCTGTCTGTAAGAGGCAGTGTTTACCATGTGGTCTACTGATCCCTTACCTGAAAAATGCCTTCCTCTGTGGGTCTCAGTGAGTCCCATTCGGGAGAATCCAGGAACTGGAAGGGGAAAATGTAATGCAGAAATTCGCCGTCAACTGTCACTCTGATCCTACCCAGACACAAAGGACATCAGTtatgagggaaggagaaagagagcacTAAATTGGGGGTGAAGGGAGGGAGCAGTATTTCAGTTCTCTTATGATTTCTTTGGGTTTTAAAATCTGGAAGGGCAAAATATTAAATTCATACATTAcagtaagtgaaaaaaatctCCTGGGAGAGTTATGTACTGCTATTCCACACATAGTTAGGATTCTGCAATACTGCGTGAAATTCATcagaaaattcatcaaactgaaTATTTATGATCTGTGTccatttatgtgtgtatgtttccATAAAAAGTTCCAATGCACTCAGtcagattttaaattaagtaGGAGAACATAAAGGATTACCACTGGAAATACCTCTGTAAACtaaatatttaaactttttaaaaacatgagtaATCATATTATTGTTTCCTCCTGCAAACTTTGTtttcaaattgtgtgtgtgtgtgtgtgtgtgtgtgtgtggtgcacCTCCCCCCTTCTAGCAAGTAGGCAGTTGTTAtaatttactgaaagaaaattgatcatgataaaatttaaatgttctcTATTATTTAAAAGAATGCCCTATTAGAATCTATTTAAAATACTTTGCATGCTAATATAAGTATTCTATTAATTCAAGCTGGCATCATCCTTTTCTTGACTCAGAAGACTCTCAGTGATTGGTTTGGAAGCAAATAGCCTACCCAGACAAATCGATTCATACATTTGATTTCTAGGGAGAAATATTAAGACTCTAGATTATATCCTGCTCTAAGTAAATAATACCATGTACTCTAAATGCCTGTGCCCCTGACTCATGTGTCAGGGGCTGTCTCATGCCTCAGGGTGCTGAATGCTGCCTGAGACTATGCTATGTTGAGATGGAAAAATGCATCTGAAAGAAACATAAGCTAGTAACTACCAGAGAGGAAAGCACACGAGCAGCAAGAGTACACACCTTCCTGAAACAAGCAGGGAGAGTTTGTCAATGGAGGTTTTCCCCTGCATGGCATAACAGTGCTCCTTTTCCAAAGTAACCACTTCTGAGCTCATAGCAATAGTTCTGAAGTCAGGCAATGAAGTCCCCAGAGGCTGGAAGAGGGAGCTGTACAACAGCTGAAATTCTCGGGCAAAGGTGATGCTGTGGACTTGATAGGCAATGTGAACAAACCGCATGAAGCAGATGACAAACAATATAAAATTCCAGGAAAATATGTCTGCGGCACAGACATCTACCCAAGCCCAGACAGCAGAACAGAGGAAACCCAACCCCAGCAAACTGAAGACGTAAAGGAGCCCGAAGAATCCACTGCCACCCATGAAACCTACTACAAATAAAATACTGGCAAGCTGATAGATGGCTCCTTCGGCCTCTTGCTTCCAGGTGGTGCAGACTGGGTGTTCATCTATTAGGTTCTTCCATAAACTTGAATTTCTTTCCATGGCTGTACTACCGTCTGGTTCACTTCTCCGCTGATGTTAGAGGCTATCGAAGCAAATAATTAAGTCTTTTGCTTTCCCATCATCAGAGTTTTGCTGAGTCTTCACAAAACCAGAGAAAGCCTAGACGCTGGTGTTGGGCTGATTAAGGATTTGGTGCACATGGATCCTAGAAAACTAAGAATCCCATGTTCGCTCCCTTAAGTTCATCTGGGCTCCTGACTTAGATCACAAATATTCTGTGGTTTCCTGtgtaagaaaaaaggagagaaaagatccTTATTAAACAAGGAGAATTTGGAAAGTATATTTAACGAATCACCAGCATTACTTATTCAAACTGACATCCTATGTTTTATGAAGTTAGAATATTTTAAGCACAAATACTGTCAAGTGTTTAATTTCTAGCATATAAAATGCATACTTTAGAGTTGTGCttattaataatatattgtttacAGAAATTTTAGTGTTTGTTAGAATTAGCTACCTACATATTTTTCAAGAAAGTTAAGAGCTATCATCAGCTGGTCTCTCTAACAGTAATTCAGTGCACCTCAGAATCTCTTGGGACAGTGACTAAAAATGCAGATTCACAGACTGTTTTCGGATATACTGAGTCAGAGTCTCTAAGTGTTGGTATTTTGAACGAGTTCCCCACATAATTTTGATACATCAGTCCATGGCCTTCCACGGCCCACCCTTTGAGAGATACTGCTCGACAATATGCCATTCActctttacagatgaagagttcGAGACTCAGAGAGGCCAAGGAATTTATCTCAGGCCACACAGTGGCTGGTGACAAAGCAGAACTTCAGCACTCGAGTCTGTGTACTGGATCCAATCATGTGGTCTCCCATCGAGATATTTTACATTAGGCCCTGTAAGGAGCCCTGATAGATAAACATAAGAAACACACAATTAGGACTCAGATTTTAAGAGCACATAGTAGACtgtgaaaatatttaattaattaaattgaaaCTATTTGAGGAATATAAATTCAGTTTTACTCTACTGTATTAGAGGCTATTTCAGTTAAAGGTTGCATCCATACACCTAAATAAATACTACAATTCCTGCTACTCACACATTTATTTACCAGATGGTCAAAAATGCTAGACTTGTTCCTCTGCACATATATTCCCCACCCTTTCAGACATATGGTAAAAATGCTAATATGTGATCTGACTCAGGAGAGATTTAACCGTGATGCCAGAGCTGTAGGATATGTATCATTTGTCACCAGGTTTCTCAACAATAAATGGTTTCAATGTGAAGCATTCATccagtttattttttgaaacccAAATAACATTGAAAAACCTTCAACTGTGCACTCTatgtagtgtttttatttttgagatagattttttttccaggacaCCCGTTAATAACGTATCAGATATCACAGATCTGGTCTCATAGGAACAAATCCACAGACAGAGGTGAAAAATGACTTAGGTAAGAAAGGGAACAGTAGAACTACCCAcgaaactagaaatgaaaataaagaagctGCTGCTGCTGAAGGTCCTGGTTTTTCCCCTTGGACAGTGATTCTTTCCTCAGCAAGTAAGGATTTCGAGAACACCAGCAGGTGACTcattagaagaaagaaataacacAGACCTAAAACGTACAGTCGTGTTGTTATTTCTGTGTACCCtgctttcaaatgcattttaaacatTCTGCCTCTCTTTAATTATCACTCCACCCATCCCTCTGTGAGAGATGAGATTCAAGGCAGACTGGCCCCCTGAACCCATTTCACTTCCCCTctttaaacaaaacacaaaattaaatGCTACCGGAGACTCACaacaaagaaacattaaaaaaaaaaaaaaacaataaatgagaACCGTGAAATACCAAACTGCAAATGTCAGTCTCCCTGTTGGTTTACTTTTGAAACTCGGGTATTTTTAAATCAATCAATTCCTCAGGATGccaaacacagccatgaaagccGAAATTAAAAGCACTGCCAGGAGAGCTCTGAACTTGGGTTTGAACTTCCTGAAAAATGTATAATCCTCAACAAATTGTTAAAATCATGCTAATAGAGAAAGGCCACATAAAACGTTTGTGGCAATTTAGAGGGAAGCTAATGGGAATCTTGAACCCTTAAACTCTTGACTTGGGGGCTGTACTGGGCTGCGACATTCCTGGAGCGTGACCCACTGTGATTACAAGAGGAACTGTGTTTCTGGCCCTTTCCGGTTGGCTTCTCTTTCAATAAGCTGCTACCCAACCATCTTCCTATCGCTGATACTGTATCACTCAACAGGGAGTGCTGGCTTGCCCTGATTAAATTACTCCACACCCAGCCTTTCTCCACTTGGTGTGTTTTTATTGAGTCACCAAAACAGATGCACTTTATTAGAAGAAGGAGGACTGACAGGGGCAGGTGATGAGCCCGAGTGTTCCCCTGGCATGAACCAGCCGCACTACACGAATGCTGAACGTGATTCATCCCCCAGCTGCCTGCTTTAACGGCCTCTGGGCCGTAAGTCATGTTTTGGGGTAAATAAATGCTGAACTGCCAAAGCAGCACAATAGATTTCTTACGCAATAAAGCTGGCCTTCCCTGCAAAAGAAGTTAACACGTGGAGATACCAATGATGGAGACAAAATTAAGTGCAAAGAAACACACTATTTCCAAGCTTTGcccccttcccttttttctttaaatcgtAAGCTTCTGAGTTATAAGGAGtatggaaagggaaaggaaggcacGAGGCTGCTCAGTGAAATGTGATATAAACTTGGTGGCAAAATGATGAAGTTTAGCTCTGAAATGGCATTTATCGGTTCAGAACTCGGACATTTATTATCCCGTTGCATCACATTTACTGCCGTGAGGGAGGCAGAATCTAAACCATCACGCTCagcttacagatgagaaaggtgGGGCATGGGAGAGGTTCAGCCACTTGCTTCAGGTAAAAGGGGCAGTAAGTCCCAGCAGTGGGGTGGAAGTTCAAGTCCTTCTCCGCTCAGCTTCATGCTCTCTCCAGCAGGCAATGCGACTTTCAAGGTTGTGAATCTGATTTGATGCGCTGGGAGACCAGTGGGATATTCTGCCAGGACGGTTTGCCAGGAAAATAATAATCCTAACAGTGGATATTTAAGACCTGCTGTATCCGCTTGCACTGCTGAACCCTTAAGGCTTAGAATACTGCCAGGGGCGTAGACATAGAAAGCCACTCATGAAATAATCTGCTGTATTAATATTCAACATTGACTCACTTCCTATTCCGTTTCTTAAGGGGCAAAGgcaaatgtttttgtatttctgaccCCCGGCACTCAGTGACTGTGGACTGAACACACTGGTAGAGAAGTACAAGCCCGCTCTGCCTTTTCCATCCCCACGCGCCATCCAATTCAACAGATGCTCTACCATCTTCTGTCACCCAGGGAAGCAGAAGTGGGGGGGGATTTCGACATCCAAGATAGTTCAGGACAAAGACGCCAGCGGGTTGGGACATCACTTATCTAAAATGTCTGGCAGAACTCTAAATTCATAGAAGAACCCTTCTGTCTTCTTACAACCTTGAGTTCCTTAAGAGCAGCTGAATTCCTGATGAGAACAACTCTGGTAGCTTGTGGTATGGTGTTTTGGTTGCTAGGCAACCCAGAAGATCAAAATGCCATCAATACTCTCATTAATTTGAATCATATCCCAACTTTGGTATGTGTTACCTATGGGAAATAATCATTAACTTAAAGTTAGTTTTCTCTACTTATCTTTAAGGAAGTATACTTACTCAgccactatgtgccagacatatttgaaaaaatgatctcatttaatcttcacaacaaccccatgaggAGGGTACTATTATCTCCAcctcacagatgggaaaactgaaactcagagaaggcAAGTAGCTCGTTGAAGGTCACCACATGGCTCAGATGTGTTTGTTGGTCAGGAAAGCAGAGGCAGTACTACCTATCCTATCCACTTGAAAGGCTGCTGGAAGATTCAAGTGAGAAAAATCTACGTTAAAAATTCTTGGCAAATtttcaaataacatagaaatggtATTGCTGTACTTGTTACCTGTTACAGAGCTGAACCATTCAGAGAATATagttttttaaagctttctttcCCTCAGAGGATTACACTTGAAGACAAATACAAACGTCACTTTCGGCTGCTATCCAtccttaaattctaaattctaaatgcacTCATTCCTGCAGGAGTGATCTGTTATTCTTCCCTAGTTTGTGTCCTGACCTCCTACTGCTGATAGGGACAGACCCATAACTAACCCATCCTTGAGTCTTCACTTTTCAGTAGCCAAGAAGCCAGTCTCTTGAAGCCAGCAACAACCTTCTACCTTAGATTAGTGTTTTATGCATCCCAGCAGGTGTCCTCAAATCActtacatcagaatcacctgggtggCTTGTTAAAatgccccttccctggccccatgCCAGAATGACTGAATTAGGAAAGGACCCAGGAAGatgcatttctaacaggctctCAGCTGATTCTTACACACACGAAAGTTTGAAGCCATTATTTTATGTTGTTGTTGAATGATCTGAATCATCCTTGCCTGCAGGGCCTCAGCTTGGCCATTCCTAGCTGACCACTTGCTATCCTTCCATGCTGGTTAGTCCACATAACGTTCTCTGAGCCCTAGTTGTCTGTCCATGGCTGTAGTGCTGGCATCCTGTTATCCAGTCTGTGTAGCTGGCATGACTATCTAAGGGAAGGGTCCTGGTCTTAGCTGTGCCTCTAAAC
This sequence is a window from Vicugna pacos chromosome 8, VicPac4, whole genome shotgun sequence. Protein-coding genes within it:
- the POPDC3 gene encoding popeye domain-containing protein 3, coding for MERNSSLWKNLIDEHPVCTTWKQEAEGAIYQLASILFVVGFMGGSGFFGLLYVFSLLGLGFLCSAVWAWVDVCAADIFSWNFILFVICFMRFVHIAYQVHSITFAREFQLLYSSLFQPLGTSLPDFRTIAMSSEVVTLEKEHCYAMQGKTSIDKLSLLVSGRIRVTVDGEFLHYIFPFQFLDSPEWDSLRPTEEGIFQVTLTAETDCRYVSWRRKKLYLLLAQHRYISRLFSVLIRSDIADKLYALNDRIYIGKRYHYDIRLPNFYQMSTPEMSRSPLTEHFRNSRQHCDKQH